A single region of the Sorghum bicolor cultivar BTx623 chromosome 7, Sorghum_bicolor_NCBIv3, whole genome shotgun sequence genome encodes:
- the LOC8075398 gene encoding uncharacterized protein LOC8075398 → MATKESDAQVSSKKEFAELALDGHNFPTWAMDLKVSLSLRGMYRAIDTPKQGDAPLSEPSKYHALYIIRNHIHSDLKAEYLMEEDPRALWLALQQRYEQQKAVILPEATHEWNHLRIQDFKSVNEYNHAMHKLSSKLRFCEKEPSDAEKIENTLSTMLPAQMILQQQYRERGFTVYSDLIKTLLQAERHNELLIWNSNQGPVGAKPLPEVHANAQKQTPKDANKNGNPRSSKGKNKRKGPRKPRGAKGKGNNSKSKDKSSTCTKCGCYNHPTKKCHTPKHLVELYLHSVGRGRSNQGRSNQGGQPSEAHFNDLAAPGCSDPVPAGPSNTMAPLPPDGMANDSTNNMIIEYNSDDLFGDYN, encoded by the coding sequence ATGGCCACCAAAGAGTCAGATGCCCAAGTTTCTTCTAAGAAGGAATTTGCCGAGCTAGCTCTTGATGGACACAACTTCCCTACATGGGCGATGGATCTCAAAGTGAGTCTATCGTTACGCGGAATGTATAGGGCAATTGACACTCCCAAACAGGGAGATGCTCCATTGTCTGAACCATCCAAGTACCATGCCTTATACATAATAAGGAACCACATCCATTCAGATCTCAAAGCTGAATATCTGATGGAAGAGGACCCACGGGCTCTCTGGCTTGCTTTGCAACAACGGTATGAGCAACAAAAGGCAGTTATTCTCCCGGAGGCCACTCATGAGTGGAACCACCTCCGCATTCAAGATTTCAAATCTGTGAATGAATATAACCATGCCATGCACAAACTCAGTTCCAAACTGAGGTTTTGTGAAAAGGAGCCATCTGATGCGGAGAAAATTGAAAATACTTTGTCTACCATGCTTCCCGCTCAAATGATCCTCCAACAGCAATACCGTGAGAGGGGATTCACAGTCTATTCTGATCTCATTAAAACATTACTTCAGGCTGAGAGGCACAATGAGCTCCTCATATGGAACTCCAATCAAGGCCCTGTCGGTGCCAAGCCCTTGCCCGAAGTACATGCAAATGCTCAGAAACAGACACCAAAGGATGCCAACAAGAATGGCAATCCTAGATCCTCCAAAGGCAAAAACAAGCGCAAGGGACCCCGTAAGCCTCGAGGTGCTAAGGGCAAAGGCAACAACTCTAAGTCAAAAGACAAGTCCTCAACTTGTACAAAGTGTGGTTGCTACAACCACCCGACTAAGAAATGCCACACCCCTAAGCACCTTGTGGAACTGTACTTGCATTCCGTGGGACGAGGACGCTCCAACCAAGGACGCTCCAACCAAGGTGGACAACCGTCTGAAGCACACTTCAACGATCTGGCAGCCCCAGGATGTTCCGACCCCGTCCCAGCGGGACCGAGCAACACAATGGCGCCTCTTCCACCTGATGGCATGGCAAATGACTCCACCAACAACATGATCATTGAATACAATTCTGATGATCTGTTCGGCGACTACAACTAG
- the LOC8075655 gene encoding vegetative cell wall protein gp1, whose amino-acid sequence MASLILQIVWMAMNRARTLGTHFGNNRLQAELLEDIRELLGEARGYRFRGKRRDLNRNPGRFPVRRRFGGNRHANVGPPSRRSVVSSTASPAAPSAAPPAAPPSRAPTPPAPPAPVLTLPTPPRPRCPLHGDGPCPPPPPSMVASQWLSLGIEPQSPIRYPTPTPSSEQAAHSPPPRRPSPPTIAARMSAPTRLPAYIVDPALAAPPPPPPPPPSRLRRTWISSGAPRGGTSHERASRARTLAAHSTRRFAATVARPAFATLAPPSAWTRRSSGRLDAAAAQPGAKRPASKGATVAPRDLAAAERLAGPLREHDWRPRRGLDAAAPAAVATERDGLAPPRAARRGHARRPDRAPLLSVARAAKWGPRAHAAPRAGRALPAAAVGAALAAGGGDLGAGG is encoded by the exons ATGGCTTCTCTCATCCTTCAAATCGTCTGGATGGCGATGAACCGTGCCCGAACATTGGGCACACACTTCGGCAACAACCGCCTTCAGGCGGAACTACTGGAGGACATCCGGGAACTCCTTGGAGAAGCTCGCGGCTATCGCTTTCGGGGCAAACGCCGTGATCTCAACAGGAACCCCGGGCGTTTTCCTGTACGACGTCGTTTCGGGGGAAACCGACATGCAAACGTCGGCCCTCCGTCACGGCGTTCGGTGGTGTCGTCCACGGCTTCGCCCGCGGCGCCATCCGCGGCTCCGCCCGCGGCGCCACCGTCGAGGGCACCAACTCCACCAGCGCCTCCAGCGCCGGTCCTCACCTTGCCGACTCCACCCCGGCCTCGGTGCCCGCTCCACGGCGATGGCCCGtgcccaccaccgccaccatccATGGTGGCCAGCCAATGGCTGTCACTGGGCATAGAGCCGCAGTCGCCGATTCGGtacccgacgccgacgccgtctTCTGAGCAGGCTGCGCACAGCCCGCCTCCGCGCCGTCCATCTCCACCAACCATCGCGGCGCGGATGTCGGCGCCGACTCGTCTGCCGGCGTACATCGTCGACCCGGCGCTCGCtgctccaccaccaccgccaccacctcctccttcgcgtcttCGCCGCACGTGGATCAGC AGTGGCGCCCCGCGCGGCGGCACCTCGCACGAGAGAGCATCGCGGGCGCGCACGCTCGCGGCTCACTCGACGCGGCGGTTCGCGGCCACGGTGGCTCGGCCTGCCTTCGCGACTCTGGCACCGCCCAGCGCGTGGACTCGACGCAGCTCCGGCCGCCTTGACGCGGCAGCGGCCCAACCCGGCGCGAAACGGCCCGCGTCGAAGGGCGCCACCGTGGCCCCGCGCGACCTCGCGGCGGCCGAGCGGCTCGCCGGACCTCTGCGTGAGCACGACTGGAGACCGCGGCGCGGGCTCGACGCGGCTGCCCCCGCGGCCGTGGCCACCGAGCGCGACGGCCTGGCTCCTCCACGCGCCGCACGACGCGGCCACGCGCGGCGTCCCGACCGCGCACCACTCCTCTCAGTCGCCCGCGCGGCGAAGTGGGGCCCACGGGCCCACGCGGCCCCACGCGCAGGGCGCGccctcccggcggcggcggttggAGCCGCCCTGGCTGCTGGCGGCGGCGACTTGGGGGCTGGGGGTTAG